In Sesamum indicum cultivar Zhongzhi No. 13 linkage group LG1, S_indicum_v1.0, whole genome shotgun sequence, the sequence CTTGTGCATCTTGTTCTGTGTCAATGATTGACTTCTATTGAGCATATAACCCTGAGTGGTTTCTCTCTGTTTAACAGAGAAAAAAATGGTTTATAATTGGATATGATGAGTTATGATGGTGCACCATTTGACAGTTTCTCATTTTAGGCTTTGCAAAATGAAGGCATATGAAACTGACAGCTCTTTGACAAATTGCTGTTTGTCATGTATTTTTTGGGAATATAATAAACGTGTATCTAGAGATCAACACTTCCAGTTATTGATAGTTACAttgaaaggaaagaaaatggaTATAGTGCGTGTCTCTTGAAAAGATGGGGTTTGATAAGTTTTCCTCTAATTTGAAAAGATATAACCCTGGTTTTATGTCTCTTGATTCTGAATATGACATATGATGCTGAATTAGGCTCCACTATAAAATGgattcatttgtttttcccAGTCTTCTGCAATTTATCTGGAATGAGAAGCCATTGGAAAATAAGCAGTAAAGATGTACGTGCAGCTGCTGAATTCATTTCCTCTCTAAATTAGATAttgcttcttttgttttccCATTAAAAAGCATTCTAAATTAGTATCAACTACACTGTTGGTTGGACCTTGATTCCTTTTCAAACTTGGAGAGTTTCGCATGTTTCCAACTTTGAAGCTGGAAAAGTTTACTGACTTAATCCTCATGCACGTCGAAGAATAAACTAATATTGATAAAGATTGGAAGCACTTATCTGGCAACCTTGTTGGAGAACACATGACAGAGATAAACTTGCTGGAACTCTGCAATTCAACTTGGCGAAAGTGTCTTTTTAAGTTTCTtgctaaaatttatattatttgttgacCGACTTTGATTGAGTCAAAAGTTGATTTTTGATGTTATTTACAATGCTTCCTCAAGTTAAAGATTCATAAGATATGCTACAGTAGATTCTCTTTAAGTTTAATGCCAACCGAAATGGTAGCCTTCTTAAAACAAGTGGATAGTTGTTCTATGATAATATGTTGCCTTTTTCTTTCACAGATACGTTGCACATGTATAAGAACCTATTGCAGCAGTATGCTCAAAAGCAAAATCTTGATTTTCCTGTATATACTTCTGAAGCTGAAGGTCCTCCCCATGCTCGCCGCTTCAAGTCAAGAGTTTGTTTAGACGGAAAATCATATGAgacatttgaattttttcccACACTAAAGGAAGCTGAACAAGCAGCTGCTAAAGTTGCTTGTCAGGTGTTGTCTGTGGATGTGGTCCAAGAGGTCAGtatctttaataacataattcgagtattattgtgattatttttgctctttctctGATTGataatgatttgtataaatttataatgacCTCAGAATGCAGGATTATACACAAATCTTCTACAAGAATTTGCTCATAAAAACGGTCTTTTATGCCCATTATATGAGACAGTCAGCTCTGGTTTGTCACACAGGCTTGTATTTGTGTCTAAAGTGGAGATAGGAAGTGATACTTTTTTAGGGGCTGAAGCCAAAACCAAGAAGTTGGCAGAGATAAATGCTGCTAAAGTTGCTTACTGTGCTCTTACGAGGgttaaaaaactaataattcaTCTAATGTTGATATTGGCTGAGTCTCTTGAAGTTCTCTTTATTTATTCTCGATTTGTGTATGTCTTGAAGTAGGACTAACTGTGTTGTGTACTGGATTAATGACAAACCACACTAGATAACTATTGGTTTGAAGCATACTTGTATTGAATTTGCATATGTCTAACATttgtttattcattttcttaacaaattaatacacacgcatgtaattaaatatagaaacaTATTTCAACTGTGAAACATGTGGAAACCTCAAAAAGGAAAGGAATAGTGTCTTGTCAGCTGCATTAGCTGGCTTGTTATCTCTAACCAAGCATTACTTTTAAAGTCACAATAGTACTGTATAGGTCACTAATTAAATTCATGGATCAAAGGTTGAGATTGATCTCTGTACTTCTTATCTGGCAACCTTGTTGGAGAACACATGACAGAGATAAACTTGCTGGAACTCTGCAATTCAACTTGGCGAAAGTGTCTTTTTAAGTTTCTtgctaaaatttatattatttgttgacCGACTTTGATTGAGTCAAAAGttgatttttgattttatttacaatGCTTCCTCAAGTTAAAGATTCATAACATATGCTACAGTAGATTCTCTTTAAGTTTAATGCCAACCGAAATGGTAGCCTTCTTAAAACAAGTGGATAGTTGTTCTATGATAATATGTTGCCTTTTTCTTTCACAGATACGTTGCACATGTATAAGAACCTATTGCAGCAGTATGCTCAAAAGCAAAATCTTGGTTTTCCTGTATATACTTCTGAAGCTGAAGGTCCTCCCCATGCTCGCCGCTTCAAGTCAAGAGTTTGTTTAGACGGAAAATCATATGAgacatttgaatttttttcccaCACTAAAGGAAGCTGAACAAGCAGCTGCTAAAGTTGCTTGTCAGGTGTTGTCTGTGGATGTGGTCCAAGAGGTTAGtatctttaataacataattcgagtattattgtgattatttttgctttttctctAATTGataatgatttgtataaatttataatgacCTCAGGATGCAGGGTTATACAAAAATCTTCTACAAGAATTTGCTAAGAAAAGCAGTCTTTTATGCCCATTATATGAGACAGTCAGCTCTGGTTTGTCACACAGGCCTGTATTTGTGTCTAAAGTGGAGATAGGAAGTGATACTTTTTTAGGGGCTGAAGCGAAAACCAAGAAGCTGGCAGAGATAAATGCTACTAAAGTTGCTTACTGTGCTCTTACGAGGGGTAAAAAACTAATGATTCATCTAATGTTGATATTTGCTGAGTCTCTTGAAGTtctctttatttattcttgatttgtgTATGTCTTGAAGTAGGACTAACTGTGTTGTGTACTGGATTAATGACAAACCACACTAGATAACTATTGGTTTGAAGCATACTTGTATTGAATTTGCATAtgtctaatatttatttatttattttcttaataaattaatacacacgcatttaattaaatatagaaacaTATTTCAGCTGTGAAACATGTGGAAACCTCAAAAAGGAAAGGAATAGTGTCTTGTCAGCTGCATTAGCTGGCTTGTTATCTGTAACCAAGAATTACTTTTAAAGTCACAATAGTACTGTATAGGTCACTAATTAAATTGTGGATCAAAGGTTGAGATTGATCTTAGTACTTCTTATCTGGCCACCTTGTTGGAGAACACATGACAGAGATAAACTTGCTGGAACTCTGCAATTCAACTTGGCGAAAGTGTCTTTTTAAGTTTCTtgctaaaatttatattatttgttgacCGACTTTGATTGAGtcaaaagttgattttttatgttatttacaATGCTTGAAGCTGAGTATGAAGCTTTATTATTAGGGTTAGAACTGGCTTACGAGGCAGGAGTAATGAATTTAGAAGTTTAAACTGATTCTCAATTGGTGGTGATgcaaattgaaggagaataaGAAACTAGAGCAGTCCATGATTTTATAAGAACAGAAAGCTAAATCTATGATGGAAAAATTCGATAAATGTGCAATTCAACAGATTCCAAGATGTGAAAATGATACAACAGATCTATTGTCAAAGTTCGGGGCTATAATGTCGGGTATAAAGGATAGAAGGGTTACAATGATGATTAAGAAAAGGGTAGCGATCAAGGAAACTTCAAAGGTACGGATAGTAGAAGCGTTGAGGTTATGGAAAGATGAGACCGTGAGGTACTTAAATGATGGAATCCTACCTTAAGATCCCATAATGGCTAAGTGGATGAAGTTTAAAGCTACTTGCTTCATCTTGGTcagaataattatacaaaagaacAGTTGGTGGCCCATTGTTAAAGTGTTTGGATGATGAAAGGGCCAAGTATCTAATGAGAGAAATTTATAAAGGAAGTTGTGAAAATCACTTTGGAGGGAGGTTGCTGGAGCAAAAGATTACGAGGCAAGGTTATTTCTTTCCAACTATGGCGAAAGATACAATGGAGTTCGTGAAAAGATGTGAACAGTTGTCAGAAATATGCATCTTTAGTGCATCTACCAATGACCCCAATGGAACCAATCAAGGTCGCGTGCCCATTTGTTAAGTGGGGTATTGACATTGTAGGACCTTTTCCTCCAACATCGGcacaaaagaaattcataattGTGGTCGTTAATTTTATATGGAGAAATATTATAGGCAGGTTCGAGATCCTTAGGGTGTTGATCTTGAACAATAGTACCCAATTCCAAAAAAAGGAGATTGTGGCCTGGTGTaaagaattgaaaatacaACATAATTTCACAGCTATAGTAAATCAGTAGGTGAATGGTCAAACTGAAGTCACAAATAGAACTATATTGCAACCTTTGAAGACAAAGCTGGGAGCCAAGGGGTCGTGCGTCAAAGAATTACTTGGAGTGTTATGGGTATATCGATGAAAAGAGAGATGCAACCTATGCGAGGATATTACACCACAAAGgaatgatgataaaaagataCAATTAAAAGGTGAAACCAAAGCAATTCCAAGTTGGCGATCTGGTGCTGAAAAAAGTGTCCAGGCATGTCGGTAAGTTAGACCCGGAT encodes:
- the LOC105156170 gene encoding double-stranded RNA-binding protein 4-like produces the protein MYKNLLQQYAQKQNLDFPVYTSEAEGPPHARRFKSRVCLDGKSYETFEFFPTLKEAEQAAAKVACQVLSVDVVQENAGLYTNLLQEFAHKNGLLCPLYETVSSGLSHRLVFVSKVEIGSDTFLGAEAKTKKLAEINAAKVAYCALTRVKKLIIHLMLILAESLEVLFIYSRFVYVLK